Genomic segment of Candidatus Deferrimicrobiaceae bacterium:
GCCTCAAGGTCGCTCCCGAGCCGATCCGGTTCCTGATGACCCCTTCCGAGGCGGATCTCGCGACGTGCGAGGAATTCGGAAAGAAGTTCGCCGGAATCGTTCAGTCCGGGTAGCGGCTCCCCCCGTCACTTTTTCGGGGGGATCCCCTCCCGGCGGATCTCCTTCTCGGCCTCTTTCCGGATTTTCTTTCCCTTTTCCGATGCCTCCCCGCGGATCATCGCCTTGCACTCCTCGCAGATCGAGCCCTCGAAGGCCTTTTCCTTCGCGCAGACCATGCAGCGCTTCGTTTTCTCTCCCATCGGCCCTCCCTGACGGCATGGCGAGACTTCCCCGATAACGTTATCATCGTACAGGGAAAGCGGGAGGCGAACCATCGCAATCGCAAGGAGGGGGCCATGGCCAGGAAACGGCTGGGAAAAATCCCGGAAAAGCCGCGGCGGGGGCTCGTCCTCGTCCTGACCGGCAACGGGAAGGGGAAGACGACCTCGTGCCTCGGCATGGGGGTGCGCGCCGTGGGGTACGGGATGCGCGTCGTGATGATCCAGTTCATCAAGGGGTCGCTGCATTACGGGGAACTCGACGGCGCGAAACGCCTCGCCCCCGAGTTCGTACTCTCCCCGATGGGGAAAGGGTTCGTGGGGATCCGGGGGGACACCCTGCCGTTTGCCGAGCATGTCGCGGCGGCGAAGAAGGCCCTCGCGACCGCCCGGAAGAAGAT
This window contains:
- a CDS encoding cob(I)yrinic acid a,c-diamide adenosyltransferase, yielding MARKRLGKIPEKPRRGLVLVLTGNGKGKTTSCLGMGVRAVGYGMRVVMIQFIKGSLHYGELDGAKRLAPEFVLSPMGKGFVGIRGDTLPFAEHVAAAKKALATARKKMLSGRVDVVILDEVNVALHLKLLELSDVVSLIREKPPAVHLILSGRNAHEEVIRLAHLVTEMRNIKHPYELGIEAEKGIDY